A window of the Brassica napus cultivar Da-Ae chromosome C5, Da-Ae, whole genome shotgun sequence genome harbors these coding sequences:
- the LOC106415314 gene encoding protein CHROMATIN REMODELING 20-like isoform X1 has product MIGRDLISRINQSIFNTFSIYFFLITFSRKGREGKGREVTMEGKEEEMDRSEDIMDVEIEKEQNDEVMEENNNQDEEMQDTDLRSESSVSNSDEEEGLRSGNDDELDLEKPLSEEEVDELISDLLGVESKAAEAQESLEKESLSKVESEVREELAQTLHGDELDKAVEAEMMTFKDEWEATLDELETESANLLEQLDGAGIELPKLYEMIESQAPNGCYTEAWKKRAHWVGTQVTKETGESLAKAESFLLTHRPVRKRHGKLLEEGASGFLEKKFADDAVKECLTGTSELDWSSLNKVFSEKRDEAISFGSKHWASVYLASTPQQAAAMGLEFPGVNEVEEIEEIDESLADPFFADAIENERELALTGEQKKNYIRVKEEDDINIDRELQLRLKRKRRKKRSKQVIRHTAEDRDDDSAYLYGNSIAPDPAEDQVKCPENSIEFQNNEVNKQENGNLSNSDADKMVPVADLNVDTMRDDSQNPASNFRCTACNNVTVEVHSHPLLDVIVCMDCKRLIEDRVAKQLDASLERHCEWCGHVADLINCRSCEKLFCASCIKRNIGDEYLSEAQSSGWDCCCCAPIPLRRLTLELEKAMGDKKSMESSSDSSSDSSSDSSSDDNSVDTDADVTVAVSSKKKLKKKIRRIIDDAELGKDTRSKIAIEKKRQERLRSLQFSARYKTISSMGDVKIPEGAEAEVLGDAHSGYIVNVAREIGEEAVRVPRSISAKLKPHQVTGIRFMWENIIQSINSVKSGDKGLGCILAHTMGLGKTFQVIAFLYTAMRCVDLGLKSALIVTPVNVLHNWRSEFTKWMPSEVKPLRIFMLEDVSRERRLDLLRKWRNKGGVFLMGYAAFRNLSLGRGVKDINAAKEFCSALRDGPDILVCDEAHIIKNTRADTTQALKQVKCQRRIALTGSPLQNNLMEYYCMVDFVREGFLGSSPEFRNRFQNPIENGQHMNSTAEDVKIMNQRSHILYEELKGFVQRMDMNVVKKDLPPKTVFVISVKLSPLQRKLYKRFLKLYGFNDGRADERMRKNFFAAYQVLAQILNHPGIPQLRSEDKRQGRRGSIVDIPDDCSSDENLDCNMVVGEKQRNMSDLQDKVDGYLQKDWWVDLLQKNNYKVSEYSGKMILLLDILSMCAHVGDKALVFSQSIPTLDLIELYLSRVPRHGKHGKCWKKGKDWYRIDGKTESSERQKLVDRFNEPENKRVKCTLISTRAGSLGINLYAANRVIIVDGSWNPTYDLQAIFRAWRYGQKKPVFAYRLMARGTIEEKIYKRQVNKEGLAARVVDRQQVHRTISKEEMLHLFEFDDDDEKSDAVTEISKRKEAATSSRGCDSDKLMENLLQRHSPDWISSFHEHETLLQENEDERLTKEEKDMAWEVYRKALQWEEVQRAPVSEAPVLQKPSPSPQIQPLRHPRGFNRSRFVNRSCTRIAHQLTLVSQGRKVGSSTICGECGCVIRWEDVLPAPKLSEVN; this is encoded by the exons ATGATAGGGCGTGATTTAATCTCcagaatcaatcaatcaatattCAATACCTTTTCCATTTACTTCTTTTTAATTACATTTAG TAGGAAGGGAAGGGAAGGGAAGGGAAGAGAGGTTACAATGGAGGGAAAAGAGGAAGAGATGGATAGAAGTGAAGACATAATGGATGTGGAGATTGAAAAGGAGCAGAATGATGAAGTGATGGAAGAAAACAACAATCAAGATGAGGAGATGCAAGATACTGATTTGAGATCTGAGAGTTCTGTTTCTAATTCAGATGAAGAGGAAGGGTTGCGGTCTGGGAATGATGATGAGTTGGACCTTGAG AAACCTCTGAGCGAGGAGGAAGTAGACGAGTTGATTTCAGATCTTTTGGGAGTAGAGAGTAAG GCTGCTGAAGCTCAGGAATCACTCGAAAAGGAGTCTCTTTCTAAGGTAGAGAGTGAAGTTAGGGAGGAATTAGCGCAAACGCTCCACGGTGATGAG CTGGATAAGGCTGTGGAAGCTGAAATGATGACATTTAAAGACGAATGGGAGGCAACTCTTGATGAGCTTGAAACTGAAAGTGCAAACTTGTTG GAGCAACTTGATGGTGCTGGAATTGAACTTCCAAAATTGTACGAAATGATCGAAAGTCAGGCCCCTAATGGTTGCTATACCGAAGCTTGGAAAAAAAGAGCGCACTGGGTTGGGACCCAGGTAACAAAAGAAACTGGGGAATCATTGGCTAAAGCAGAGAGTTTCCTTCTCACCCACCGGCCTGTCCGAaa ACGACATGGAAAACTCTTGGAGGAGGGAGCTAGTGGGTTTCTGGAGAAAAAGTTTGCTGACGATGCAGTTAAAGAGTGTCTAACTGGAACATCTGAGCTTGACTGGTCGTCTCTCAACAAAGTTTTTTCGGAAAAAAGAGATGAGGCTATTTCCTTCGGTAGTAAGCACTGGGCTTCTGTTTACTTGGCAAGCACTCCACAACAAGCTGCAGCCATGGGATTAGAATTTCCAGGAGTCAATGAG gTGGAGGAAATTGAAGAGATAGATGAAAGTTTGGCAGACCCTTTTTTCGCTGATGCAATAGAAAACGAAAGAGAACTTGCCCTCACCggagaacaaaagaaaaactatataagg GTCAAAGAAGAGGATGATATAAATATCGATCGTGAACTTCAACTTCGTTTGAAACGGAAGAGACGCAAGAAAAGATCTAAACAG GTTATCAGGCACACGGCAGAGGATAGGGATGATGATTCGGCGTATTTGTATGGGAATTCGATTGCGCCAGACCCTGCTGAAGATCAAGTAAAATGTCCGGAGAATAGCATTGAGTTTCAAAATAATGAAGTTAACAAACAGGAAAACGGGAATTTGTCTAATTCAGATGCAGATAAGATGGTCCCCGTCGCAGATCTTAATGTAGATACCATGAGAGACGATTCACAGAATCCAGCAAGCAATTTTAGGTGTACTGCCTGTAATAACGTAACTGTGGAAGTGCATAGTCATCCGCTTTTAGATGTAATAGTTTGCATGGATTGCAAACGTTTAATTGAAGATAGAGTTGCTAag CAGCTTGATGCCTCTTTGGAACGTCACTGTGAATGGTGTGGACACGTTGCTGACTTAATAAATTGTAGGTCATGCGAAAAACTTTTCTGTGCATCATGTATAAAGAGGAATATTGGTGACGAATACTTGTCCGAAGCTCAATCCTCTGGTTGGGATTGTTGCTGTTGCGCTCCAATTCCCCTGCGAAGATTGACACTGGAACTGGAGAAAGCCATGGGAGATAAGAAGTCAATGGAGTCTAGCTCTGATTCCAGCTCGGATTCTAGCTCTGATTCCAGCTCTGATGATAATTCTGTTGATACAGATGCTGATGTCACTGTAGCAGTAAg ctcaaagaagaaattgaaaaagaaaatccGGCGGATAATTGATGATGCTGAACTAGGGAAAGATACGAGAAGTAAAATAGCAATTGAGAAG AAACGACAGGAGCGCCTTAGGTCCTTGCAGTTTTCTGCCAGATACAAAACAATTAGCTCTATGGGAGACGTGAAAATTCCAGAAGGTGCGGAAGCTGAGGTTCTTGGTGATGCACACAGTGGTTACATAGTGAATGTGGCTAGGGAGATTGGTGAAGAAGCTGTGAGAGTTCCTCGTAGCATATCTGCCAAACTAAAACCCCATCAG GTTACAGGGATTAGATTTATGTGGGAAAATATTATTCAGTCTATCAACAGTGTGAAGTCTGGTGATAAAGGTCTTGGGTGCATTCTAGCACATACAATGGGCCTGGGGAAAACTTTTCAg GTTATAGCGTTCCTGTACACTGCAATGAGATGTGTTGATTTGGGTCTGAAATCTGCCCTTATTGTGACTCCTGTAAATGTGTTGCACAATTGGCGAAGTGAATTTACGAAGTGGATGCCTTCAGAAGTGAAACCACTTCGCATCTTCATGCTTGAAGACGTTTCAAG ggAGAGAAGATTGGACTTGCTGAGGAAGTGGAGAAATAAGGGCGGAGTCTTCTTGATGGGATATGCCGCTTTTAGAAACCTGTCTCTGGGGAGGGGGGTGAAGGATATAAATGCGGCCAAAGAATTCTGCAGTGCCTTGAGG GATGGACCTGATATACTTGTTTGTGACGAGGCTCACATTATCAAGAACACCAGGGCTGACACAACCCAAGCATTAAAGCAAGTTAAATGCCAGAGAAGAATTGCCTTAACAGGATCACCCCTTCAAAACAATCTCATGGAATATTATTGC ATGGTTGACTTTGTAAGAGAAGGATTCTTGGGAAGTAGCCCTGAGTTTAGAAATCG CTTCCAAAATCCAATAGAAAACGGACAGCATATGAATTCAACTGCAGAGGACGTGAAAATTATGAACCAAAGATCACACATCCTGTATGAGGAATTGAAAGGATTTGTGCAAAGAATGGATATGAATGTCGTGAAAAAGGATCTGCCACCTAAAACAGTCTTCGTAATATCTGTCAAACTATCGCCCTTGCAGCGGAAGTTGTATAAGAGATTTCTTAAGTTATATGGGTTCAATGATGGAAGAGCAGATGAAAGGATGAGAAAAAACTTTTTTGCTGCTTACCAGGTCTTGGCCCAG ATTTTGAATCATCCAGGGATTCCGCAGTTAAGAAGTGAAGATAAGAGACAAGGTCGCCGCGGTAGCATTGTTGATATTCCAGATGACTGTTCGAGTGATGAAAATTTAGACTGCAACATGGTTGTGGGAG AGAAACAGAGGAATATGAGTGATTTGCAAGATAAAGTTGACGGCTACCTCCAGAAG GATTGGTGGGTCGACCtacttcaaaaaaataattataaggtCTCGGAATATAGTGGCAAAATGATTTTGCTGTTGGATATTTTATCCATGTGCGCTCATGTGGGTGATAAGGCGCTCGTGTTTAGCCAGAGTATCCCGACATTGGATCTCATAGAACTTTATCTTTCAAGAGTACCTCGTCACGGTAAACATGGCAAGTGTTGGAAAAAGGGAAAAGACTGGTATAG AATTGATGGAAAAACCGAAAGCTCAGAACGCCAGAAGTTGGTTGATAGGTTCAATGAGCCTGAAAACAAAAGGGTGAAATGCACTCTTATCTCAACCAGAGCGGGGTCTCTTGGGATTAATCTTTATGCTGCTAACCGTGTGATCATCGTTGATGGTTCATGGAATCCAACTTATGATCTTCAAGCTATCTTTCGAGCTTGGAG GTATGGGCAAAAGAAGCCAGTGTTTGCGTACAGGTTGATGGCACGTGGGACTAtcgaagaaaaaatatataaacggCAG GTGAACAAGGAGGGGCTCGCTGCGAGAGTGGTGGATAGACAACAAGTGCACAGGACTATCTCCAAAGAAGAGATGTTACATCTTTTTGAATTTGACGATGACGATGAGAAATCCGACGCCGTCACTGAGATAAGCAAGCGAAAGGAAGCGGCCACTTCATCTCGCGGTTGCGACTCTGACAAATTGATGGAGAACTTACTACAGAGACATAGCCCCGA CTGGATCTCTAGTTTCCATGAGCACGAGACATTGCTACAAGAAAATGAAGATGAAAGACTGACAAAGGAAGAAAAAGATATGGCCTGGGAAGTTTATAGGAAAGCACTTCAGTGGGAAGAAGTTCAACGAGCCCCAGTCAGTGAAGCACCTGTGCTACAAAAACCTTCCCCATCACCACAAATACAGCCCTTACGCCACCCGAGGGGGTTCAACAGAAGTCGCTTTGTGAACCGAAGCTGCACTAGGATCGCGCATCAGCTTACACTCGTAAGCCAAGGAAGAAAAGTGGGTAGCAGCACAATCTGTGGGGAGTGTGGGTGCGTTATAAGGTGGGAAGATGTTTTACCCGCACCCAAACTTTCAGAGGTAAACTAA
- the LOC106415314 gene encoding protein CHROMATIN REMODELING 20-like isoform X2, protein MEGKEEEMDRSEDIMDVEIEKEQNDEVMEENNNQDEEMQDTDLRSESSVSNSDEEEGLRSGNDDELDLEKPLSEEEVDELISDLLGVESKAAEAQESLEKESLSKVESEVREELAQTLHGDELDKAVEAEMMTFKDEWEATLDELETESANLLEQLDGAGIELPKLYEMIESQAPNGCYTEAWKKRAHWVGTQVTKETGESLAKAESFLLTHRPVRKRHGKLLEEGASGFLEKKFADDAVKECLTGTSELDWSSLNKVFSEKRDEAISFGSKHWASVYLASTPQQAAAMGLEFPGVNEVEEIEEIDESLADPFFADAIENERELALTGEQKKNYIRVKEEDDINIDRELQLRLKRKRRKKRSKQVIRHTAEDRDDDSAYLYGNSIAPDPAEDQVKCPENSIEFQNNEVNKQENGNLSNSDADKMVPVADLNVDTMRDDSQNPASNFRCTACNNVTVEVHSHPLLDVIVCMDCKRLIEDRVAKLDASLERHCEWCGHVADLINCRSCEKLFCASCIKRNIGDEYLSEAQSSGWDCCCCAPIPLRRLTLELEKAMGDKKSMESSSDSSSDSSSDSSSDDNSVDTDADVTVAVSSKKKLKKKIRRIIDDAELGKDTRSKIAIEKKRQERLRSLQFSARYKTISSMGDVKIPEGAEAEVLGDAHSGYIVNVAREIGEEAVRVPRSISAKLKPHQVTGIRFMWENIIQSINSVKSGDKGLGCILAHTMGLGKTFQVIAFLYTAMRCVDLGLKSALIVTPVNVLHNWRSEFTKWMPSEVKPLRIFMLEDVSRERRLDLLRKWRNKGGVFLMGYAAFRNLSLGRGVKDINAAKEFCSALRDGPDILVCDEAHIIKNTRADTTQALKQVKCQRRIALTGSPLQNNLMEYYCMVDFVREGFLGSSPEFRNRFQNPIENGQHMNSTAEDVKIMNQRSHILYEELKGFVQRMDMNVVKKDLPPKTVFVISVKLSPLQRKLYKRFLKLYGFNDGRADERMRKNFFAAYQVLAQILNHPGIPQLRSEDKRQGRRGSIVDIPDDCSSDENLDCNMVVGEKQRNMSDLQDKVDGYLQKDWWVDLLQKNNYKVSEYSGKMILLLDILSMCAHVGDKALVFSQSIPTLDLIELYLSRVPRHGKHGKCWKKGKDWYRIDGKTESSERQKLVDRFNEPENKRVKCTLISTRAGSLGINLYAANRVIIVDGSWNPTYDLQAIFRAWRYGQKKPVFAYRLMARGTIEEKIYKRQVNKEGLAARVVDRQQVHRTISKEEMLHLFEFDDDDEKSDAVTEISKRKEAATSSRGCDSDKLMENLLQRHSPDWISSFHEHETLLQENEDERLTKEEKDMAWEVYRKALQWEEVQRAPVSEAPVLQKPSPSPQIQPLRHPRGFNRSRFVNRSCTRIAHQLTLVSQGRKVGSSTICGECGCVIRWEDVLPAPKLSEVN, encoded by the exons ATGGAGGGAAAAGAGGAAGAGATGGATAGAAGTGAAGACATAATGGATGTGGAGATTGAAAAGGAGCAGAATGATGAAGTGATGGAAGAAAACAACAATCAAGATGAGGAGATGCAAGATACTGATTTGAGATCTGAGAGTTCTGTTTCTAATTCAGATGAAGAGGAAGGGTTGCGGTCTGGGAATGATGATGAGTTGGACCTTGAG AAACCTCTGAGCGAGGAGGAAGTAGACGAGTTGATTTCAGATCTTTTGGGAGTAGAGAGTAAG GCTGCTGAAGCTCAGGAATCACTCGAAAAGGAGTCTCTTTCTAAGGTAGAGAGTGAAGTTAGGGAGGAATTAGCGCAAACGCTCCACGGTGATGAG CTGGATAAGGCTGTGGAAGCTGAAATGATGACATTTAAAGACGAATGGGAGGCAACTCTTGATGAGCTTGAAACTGAAAGTGCAAACTTGTTG GAGCAACTTGATGGTGCTGGAATTGAACTTCCAAAATTGTACGAAATGATCGAAAGTCAGGCCCCTAATGGTTGCTATACCGAAGCTTGGAAAAAAAGAGCGCACTGGGTTGGGACCCAGGTAACAAAAGAAACTGGGGAATCATTGGCTAAAGCAGAGAGTTTCCTTCTCACCCACCGGCCTGTCCGAaa ACGACATGGAAAACTCTTGGAGGAGGGAGCTAGTGGGTTTCTGGAGAAAAAGTTTGCTGACGATGCAGTTAAAGAGTGTCTAACTGGAACATCTGAGCTTGACTGGTCGTCTCTCAACAAAGTTTTTTCGGAAAAAAGAGATGAGGCTATTTCCTTCGGTAGTAAGCACTGGGCTTCTGTTTACTTGGCAAGCACTCCACAACAAGCTGCAGCCATGGGATTAGAATTTCCAGGAGTCAATGAG gTGGAGGAAATTGAAGAGATAGATGAAAGTTTGGCAGACCCTTTTTTCGCTGATGCAATAGAAAACGAAAGAGAACTTGCCCTCACCggagaacaaaagaaaaactatataagg GTCAAAGAAGAGGATGATATAAATATCGATCGTGAACTTCAACTTCGTTTGAAACGGAAGAGACGCAAGAAAAGATCTAAACAG GTTATCAGGCACACGGCAGAGGATAGGGATGATGATTCGGCGTATTTGTATGGGAATTCGATTGCGCCAGACCCTGCTGAAGATCAAGTAAAATGTCCGGAGAATAGCATTGAGTTTCAAAATAATGAAGTTAACAAACAGGAAAACGGGAATTTGTCTAATTCAGATGCAGATAAGATGGTCCCCGTCGCAGATCTTAATGTAGATACCATGAGAGACGATTCACAGAATCCAGCAAGCAATTTTAGGTGTACTGCCTGTAATAACGTAACTGTGGAAGTGCATAGTCATCCGCTTTTAGATGTAATAGTTTGCATGGATTGCAAACGTTTAATTGAAGATAGAGTTGCTAag CTTGATGCCTCTTTGGAACGTCACTGTGAATGGTGTGGACACGTTGCTGACTTAATAAATTGTAGGTCATGCGAAAAACTTTTCTGTGCATCATGTATAAAGAGGAATATTGGTGACGAATACTTGTCCGAAGCTCAATCCTCTGGTTGGGATTGTTGCTGTTGCGCTCCAATTCCCCTGCGAAGATTGACACTGGAACTGGAGAAAGCCATGGGAGATAAGAAGTCAATGGAGTCTAGCTCTGATTCCAGCTCGGATTCTAGCTCTGATTCCAGCTCTGATGATAATTCTGTTGATACAGATGCTGATGTCACTGTAGCAGTAAg ctcaaagaagaaattgaaaaagaaaatccGGCGGATAATTGATGATGCTGAACTAGGGAAAGATACGAGAAGTAAAATAGCAATTGAGAAG AAACGACAGGAGCGCCTTAGGTCCTTGCAGTTTTCTGCCAGATACAAAACAATTAGCTCTATGGGAGACGTGAAAATTCCAGAAGGTGCGGAAGCTGAGGTTCTTGGTGATGCACACAGTGGTTACATAGTGAATGTGGCTAGGGAGATTGGTGAAGAAGCTGTGAGAGTTCCTCGTAGCATATCTGCCAAACTAAAACCCCATCAG GTTACAGGGATTAGATTTATGTGGGAAAATATTATTCAGTCTATCAACAGTGTGAAGTCTGGTGATAAAGGTCTTGGGTGCATTCTAGCACATACAATGGGCCTGGGGAAAACTTTTCAg GTTATAGCGTTCCTGTACACTGCAATGAGATGTGTTGATTTGGGTCTGAAATCTGCCCTTATTGTGACTCCTGTAAATGTGTTGCACAATTGGCGAAGTGAATTTACGAAGTGGATGCCTTCAGAAGTGAAACCACTTCGCATCTTCATGCTTGAAGACGTTTCAAG ggAGAGAAGATTGGACTTGCTGAGGAAGTGGAGAAATAAGGGCGGAGTCTTCTTGATGGGATATGCCGCTTTTAGAAACCTGTCTCTGGGGAGGGGGGTGAAGGATATAAATGCGGCCAAAGAATTCTGCAGTGCCTTGAGG GATGGACCTGATATACTTGTTTGTGACGAGGCTCACATTATCAAGAACACCAGGGCTGACACAACCCAAGCATTAAAGCAAGTTAAATGCCAGAGAAGAATTGCCTTAACAGGATCACCCCTTCAAAACAATCTCATGGAATATTATTGC ATGGTTGACTTTGTAAGAGAAGGATTCTTGGGAAGTAGCCCTGAGTTTAGAAATCG CTTCCAAAATCCAATAGAAAACGGACAGCATATGAATTCAACTGCAGAGGACGTGAAAATTATGAACCAAAGATCACACATCCTGTATGAGGAATTGAAAGGATTTGTGCAAAGAATGGATATGAATGTCGTGAAAAAGGATCTGCCACCTAAAACAGTCTTCGTAATATCTGTCAAACTATCGCCCTTGCAGCGGAAGTTGTATAAGAGATTTCTTAAGTTATATGGGTTCAATGATGGAAGAGCAGATGAAAGGATGAGAAAAAACTTTTTTGCTGCTTACCAGGTCTTGGCCCAG ATTTTGAATCATCCAGGGATTCCGCAGTTAAGAAGTGAAGATAAGAGACAAGGTCGCCGCGGTAGCATTGTTGATATTCCAGATGACTGTTCGAGTGATGAAAATTTAGACTGCAACATGGTTGTGGGAG AGAAACAGAGGAATATGAGTGATTTGCAAGATAAAGTTGACGGCTACCTCCAGAAG GATTGGTGGGTCGACCtacttcaaaaaaataattataaggtCTCGGAATATAGTGGCAAAATGATTTTGCTGTTGGATATTTTATCCATGTGCGCTCATGTGGGTGATAAGGCGCTCGTGTTTAGCCAGAGTATCCCGACATTGGATCTCATAGAACTTTATCTTTCAAGAGTACCTCGTCACGGTAAACATGGCAAGTGTTGGAAAAAGGGAAAAGACTGGTATAG AATTGATGGAAAAACCGAAAGCTCAGAACGCCAGAAGTTGGTTGATAGGTTCAATGAGCCTGAAAACAAAAGGGTGAAATGCACTCTTATCTCAACCAGAGCGGGGTCTCTTGGGATTAATCTTTATGCTGCTAACCGTGTGATCATCGTTGATGGTTCATGGAATCCAACTTATGATCTTCAAGCTATCTTTCGAGCTTGGAG GTATGGGCAAAAGAAGCCAGTGTTTGCGTACAGGTTGATGGCACGTGGGACTAtcgaagaaaaaatatataaacggCAG GTGAACAAGGAGGGGCTCGCTGCGAGAGTGGTGGATAGACAACAAGTGCACAGGACTATCTCCAAAGAAGAGATGTTACATCTTTTTGAATTTGACGATGACGATGAGAAATCCGACGCCGTCACTGAGATAAGCAAGCGAAAGGAAGCGGCCACTTCATCTCGCGGTTGCGACTCTGACAAATTGATGGAGAACTTACTACAGAGACATAGCCCCGA CTGGATCTCTAGTTTCCATGAGCACGAGACATTGCTACAAGAAAATGAAGATGAAAGACTGACAAAGGAAGAAAAAGATATGGCCTGGGAAGTTTATAGGAAAGCACTTCAGTGGGAAGAAGTTCAACGAGCCCCAGTCAGTGAAGCACCTGTGCTACAAAAACCTTCCCCATCACCACAAATACAGCCCTTACGCCACCCGAGGGGGTTCAACAGAAGTCGCTTTGTGAACCGAAGCTGCACTAGGATCGCGCATCAGCTTACACTCGTAAGCCAAGGAAGAAAAGTGGGTAGCAGCACAATCTGTGGGGAGTGTGGGTGCGTTATAAGGTGGGAAGATGTTTTACCCGCACCCAAACTTTCAGAGGTAAACTAA